A window of Dethiosulfovibrio salsuginis genomic DNA:
GTGGTAAACACCTACGTGCCTCAGGGGAAATCCATCGACCACGACGATTACGGCGTGAAGCAGGATTTTCTCCTGAAGACCGGCTCTATGGTATCGACTATGGCTGAGGAAGGGGAGGTCCTGTGGGTCGGGGATATGAACGTAGCCCCCCAGGAGATGGATCTGACCAACCCTAAGACCAAAGGGAACCACGTCTGCTTCCATTCGGTTATCAAAGAGGTATTCGCCAGGGCCAGCTCCGACCTGGTGGACGTCTTCAGAAAACACAGGCCCGATCCTGGGGAGTTCTCCTTCTGGGATTACCGGGTGAAAGACGCCCTCTCCAGAAACATAGGCTGGAGGATCGACCATATATTGGCGTCTCCCGGTTTAGCCGACAGGTCTCTGGACAGCTGGGTGGACAGAGAGCCAAGATCGTGGGAAAAACCCTCCGACCACACCCCCGTCCTGGCGTCCTTTGAGGGGGTTATCTAGCGGTGCCGAGGCTCAGGGAATTAGGCGTGGAGATCGGTATCATACCTACGGGGCCTAACAACACCATCTGCGACGTGTCGGGGGTCAAGGTGGGCCACGTCACCCTAGACGACGGCCCGGTTAAGACCGGGGTCACCGCCGTAGTCCCCGGAGATGGCAACCTCTTCAGGGATAAGCTGGTGGCGGCCTGTCACGTCATAAACGGCTTTGGTAAATCCGCCGGTCTGGTCCAGATAGAGGAGTTGGGAACCATTGAAACTCCCATAGTCCTGACCAACACCTTTTCGGTAGGTGACTGCCTTAGGGGGCTAGTCCAGTATATGCTCGGTCAGGACGACGGTATCGGCCGCTCCTCCGGTACCGTCAATCCGGTGGTATGTGAGTGCAACGACGGCTATCTCAACGATATAAGGGCCCTTAAAGTGATTCCCTCTCACGTGGCGCAGGCCATAGAGTCGGCCTCCACGGACTTTGAAATGGGCGACGTCGGCGCAGGAAAGGGAATGTCCTGCTACCAGCTAAAAGGTGGCATAGGTAGTGCCTCTCGGGTGGTGGATCTGGACGGCCAGATCTATACGGTAGGGGTTTTGGTCCTATCCAATTTCGGGGAGACCAGGGACCTGCTGGTGGACGGCGTAAAGGCAGGCAGGGCTATAGAGGCCGTACTTTCTCAGGAGGCGTTAAAGGAGCAGGGGTCGATCATCGCCGTGGTGGCTACCGATGCCCCTATGACCTCAAGGCAGCTAAAGAGGCTCTGCAAAAGGGCCTCGGTGGGCATAGTCAGGACAGGGGCCTATATAGGCCACGGAAGCGGCGAAATAACCCTGGCTTTCTCCACCGCCAACAGGGTGTCCCACGACGGCAAGGGCCCTTTATCCCTAAACGTAGTGAGCGATAACTGGTCGAACCGCTTCTTCCGGGCGGTGGTCGAGGCCACCGAGGAATCGGTCCTCGATTCTATGATCTGCGCGAAAACGGTGGAGGGAAGGGACGGCCACGTCAGAAGAAGTCTGGTGGAGTTCCTGGATATCGTGCTTAAGGAGGGTAACCGTTGAACCTTTCGGATATACTTGCCCCTATAACCAAAAAGACCCCCGCTAAGCTCAAAGACCGAGGTATAGCGGCGATGGTACAAGGGGGCTACGGGCTGTGGAACCCTAACGCAGGGAGGGTTATGAGGCTCCCCTTAGGGCAGATGTTGGACTCCAAGCTGGAGACCTCGATTTTGGCCTCGGTGGCCCGGTGGACGCCTCAGATGGTGAGCTGTCCCGTCCCTGAGGGAGCTATGGCCATCGTGGTGAGGCAGATAAAGAGATCCTCCCAGCTTCCGGTGCTCTTCGCCCAGAGGGTGGACGACTACCTCGAGTTTCAGGGGTACGATCTGGATAAAGAGGACGGAGTCGGTCAGGCCATGTCCATCCTTCGGTCCGTAGGCATCGCCCTCGCCGAAAAGGGGCTGTCTCTGAGGAGGCTCGACGAGACGGTCAGGGAGGGAGTCCGCTGCAGACTGGTGTACGCCGGTGAAAAAGGCGACCTAGGCTCTATAGATGGCCTTCGCTGCCGATGTGGCTGGATCGGCGGTCCTTCCTCCTCTATGGCCTTTGGCGGATCTCCCTCCGTCGAGGAAGAGGGGCTCCAGAAGGTCCATACCCCAGGGGTAGGGACTATCGAGGAGCTCTGTGGATTTCTGTCGGTCACCGCGGACCGTACCGTCAAGACCATGTGCTTTGCCGACGAAGATGGAGCACTGGTGGCAGCGTTGGTCAGAGGGGACAGGAAAATCTCCCTGGATAAACTCTCCTTCGCAGTAGGGAAGGACCTCCATCCCGCCTCAGATCAGGAACTGAAGGCCGTCTTAGGCGATCTGGCGGGGTTTTTAGGGCCCATAGGCCTACCTGACAAGGTCTCCCTGTGGGCGGACAGTTCGGTTGAGGGAATTTCCTGGGCGGTTGTGGGAGCCAACGAAAAGGACTATCATATAATAGGGGCCCGGTGGGAAAGGGACTTTTCCTGCCCCGTCGCCGATCTGGCCATGATGGAGCCCGGCGACCTGTGTCCTCTTTGCGGTAACCCTCTGACCTCCGGGACGGCGGTATCTCTGGCGACTTTGGAGCTGTGGAACACCTGGGCCGACGGGGAACCCTCTTTGACCTACGTTGACCAGGCTAACCGAAAGCAGAAGCCCTTTAGCTGGGTCCTTCGGCTGGACATGGTGGCCCTTGAAGGGGCTCTGTTCAGAGGGGATAAACTACCCCTATCGTTGGTTCCCTTTCCCGTTATGATCTGTCCCGACTCGAGGGACGACCTGTCCTCCTCGTCCTCTTTGACCGTGGCTTTGGAGAGAAAGGGTATCCCCTCCCTCCTGGACGATCGTGGGACCGAGGTCGATAGGTCCAGGTCCGATAGCTTTAGCCTTAAGGTGCCCATCTTCTGTGTCCTCCGAGGGGACTCGCTGGAGATAAATAGAGCGGACAAGGACAGCTATACCGTTCCCCTGGAGGAAGGAGTAGACTCTATTCTGTCCTGTCTCAACCTTTAAAAAAAGGAATAGGGGGCTAGGATTTTTCGCCTTATCGGTTATAATAGGGCGACCAAGATCGATACAGGCCTGTCAGGCCTTCCGATTATAAAAAGCTGGAGGAGGTGACAAACATGGGCAAATTAGCTGGAAAGAAGTTGATCCTTCTCGGCGAGAGAGACGGTGTACCCGCTCCCGCCATGGAATCTTGCTTCAAAAACAGTGGTGCAGAGGTAATCTTTGCGGTGACCGAGTGCTTCGTCTGAACTGCGGCGGGAGCGATGGACCTGCAGAACCAGCAGCGCGTCAAAGACGCTGCTGAAAAGTACGGCGCTGAAAACGTTGTAGTCGTACTGGGATCCTCCGATGCGGAAGGCGCAGAGATTTACGCCGAGACCGTGTGTAACGGAGACCCCACCTATGCAGGACCTCTCGCCGGCGTCCCGTTGGGACTCGCCGTTTACGATATTTTCGAGCAGGAAATCCGCGACGAAGCGGACCCAGAGGAGTGGGAGAACCAGATCAGCATGATGGAAATGGTTCTTGAGCCTGAAGCTCTCGCTGAGGCCGTCAAAGGCATCAGGGAGCAGTACTCCAAGTTCACCCTCTAATCTTCAAAAAGACATAAAAAAGCGGAAGGCCTTTAGGTCTTCCGCTTTTTTATGTCTTTCGTTTTATCGTGATAAAAAGATGAAGTTTATGGCCAAAAATGATTCTATTTGCCTCTTGTCCCGTAGCTGTATTCCCTGTTTTGTAACGGATGGCCGTTATAGAATATAGCTACATTGGGAGGTGTTGGTTTCATGAGTATAAAGAGTAAGTTTTTGTCCATGTTCCTCTTTGTCACGGTGGTGGTGGCTGTGATGACCGGTATTACCTACCGAAGAAGCAGCGTCATTCTCACCGATCAGGTTATGGCCGTCGGTGTGGAGACGGTGTCCACTTCCTCCAGGGCTCTGGAGGAGTATATGGCTAAAATTATGGCTATGGTGGACAACAGTGCCCTGACCATCGGTTCCCTGTGGTACGATCCCGTCAATAGAGGTCAGATCCCTATGGAGGATCTTATGGTGGAGATCACTGAACTTAACAAAAAACGGGGAATCCTGTCGGTGTATTTCGGAGCCGAAGGCGATGGGGCCTTCTCCGAAGGGCTTCGGGTCAGGCTCGGCAGTGACTACGACCCTAGAAAGAGATCCTGG
This region includes:
- the xth gene encoding exodeoxyribonuclease III — protein: MSWTVATFNVNSVRSRLPILERWLDNNSKPDVLCLQETKTQDETFPLEWFTDRGYSVSFRGQKSYNGVALASLKEPSEVVFGLVDGDLRPFDTRAISARFGSLWVVNTYVPQGKSIDHDDYGVKQDFLLKTGSMVSTMAEEGEVLWVGDMNVAPQEMDLTNPKTKGNHVCFHSVIKEVFARASSDLVDVFRKHRPDPGEFSFWDYRVKDALSRNIGWRIDHILASPGLADRSLDSWVDREPRSWEKPSDHTPVLASFEGVI
- the grdA gene encoding glycine/sarcosine/betaine reductase complex selenoprotein A, with product MGKLAGKKLILLGERDGVPAPAMESCFKNSGAEVIFAVTECFVUTAAGAMDLQNQQRVKDAAEKYGAENVVVVLGSSDAEGAEIYAETVCNGDPTYAGPLAGVPLGLAVYDIFEQEIRDEADPEEWENQISMMEMVLEPEALAEAVKGIREQYSKFTL
- a CDS encoding DmpA family aminopeptidase — translated: MPRLRELGVEIGIIPTGPNNTICDVSGVKVGHVTLDDGPVKTGVTAVVPGDGNLFRDKLVAACHVINGFGKSAGLVQIEELGTIETPIVLTNTFSVGDCLRGLVQYMLGQDDGIGRSSGTVNPVVCECNDGYLNDIRALKVIPSHVAQAIESASTDFEMGDVGAGKGMSCYQLKGGIGSASRVVDLDGQIYTVGVLVLSNFGETRDLLVDGVKAGRAIEAVLSQEALKEQGSIIAVVATDAPMTSRQLKRLCKRASVGIVRTGAYIGHGSGEITLAFSTANRVSHDGKGPLSLNVVSDNWSNRFFRAVVEATEESVLDSMICAKTVEGRDGHVRRSLVEFLDIVLKEGNR
- a CDS encoding cache domain-containing protein, coding for MSIKSKFLSMFLFVTVVVAVMTGITYRRSSVILTDQVMAVGVETVSTSSRALEEYMAKIMAMVDNSALTIGSLWYDPVNRGQIPMEDLMVEITELNKKRGILSVYFGAEGDGAFSEGLRVRLGSDYDPRKRSWYTDAAANPGKVVVTEPYLSADSGKPLFSVAKAVFDQGKLVGVFGADVAMGVITDFAGGLRVLGEGYALLLTCQAEFPIF
- a CDS encoding YbaK/EbsC family protein translates to MNLSDILAPITKKTPAKLKDRGIAAMVQGGYGLWNPNAGRVMRLPLGQMLDSKLETSILASVARWTPQMVSCPVPEGAMAIVVRQIKRSSQLPVLFAQRVDDYLEFQGYDLDKEDGVGQAMSILRSVGIALAEKGLSLRRLDETVREGVRCRLVYAGEKGDLGSIDGLRCRCGWIGGPSSSMAFGGSPSVEEEGLQKVHTPGVGTIEELCGFLSVTADRTVKTMCFADEDGALVAALVRGDRKISLDKLSFAVGKDLHPASDQELKAVLGDLAGFLGPIGLPDKVSLWADSSVEGISWAVVGANEKDYHIIGARWERDFSCPVADLAMMEPGDLCPLCGNPLTSGTAVSLATLELWNTWADGEPSLTYVDQANRKQKPFSWVLRLDMVALEGALFRGDKLPLSLVPFPVMICPDSRDDLSSSSSLTVALERKGIPSLLDDRGTEVDRSRSDSFSLKVPIFCVLRGDSLEINRADKDSYTVPLEEGVDSILSCLNL